One Halanaerobiales bacterium DNA segment encodes these proteins:
- a CDS encoding MaoC family dehydratase, whose amino-acid sequence MLKGKSIEEMEMGEKASFTKTITETDVVNYAGVTGDFNPAHINEEYANDTMFEGRIAHGMLGAGLISTVLGTKLPGPGAIYVKQELEFRAPVKFNDTITAEVEVIEKNEEKNRVVMKTICTNQKDKAVIKGQATLMPPK is encoded by the coding sequence ATGTTAAAAGGAAAAAGTATTGAAGAAATGGAAATGGGAGAAAAGGCAAGTTTTACAAAAACTATAACTGAAACTGATGTTGTTAATTATGCAGGAGTTACTGGAGATTTTAATCCTGCTCATATTAATGAGGAGTATGCAAATGATACAATGTTTGAGGGCCGAATAGCTCATGGAATGTTAGGTGCTGGCTTAATTTCAACTGTTTTGGGAACTAAACTTCCTGGACCGGGAGCAATATATGTAAAACAGGAATTAGAATTTAGAGCCCCGGTTAAATTCAATGATACTATAACTGCCGAAGTTGAAGTAATAGAAAAAAATGAAGAAAAAAATAGAGTTGTAATGAAAACAATCTGTACTAATCAAAAAGATAAAGCGGTAATTAAAGGACAGGCAACCTTAATGCCTCCTAAGTAA
- a CDS encoding thioredoxin family protein translates to MPKISEDEQKKIKDMFSDKMEGDVNILYFSKEDDCEYCEDTEAILTEISELDDRISLEVNDLDSDKAEKYNIEMAPATIFVDEDGKDRGVRLYGIPSGYEFNTIIEGIIDLSREVPDIPEDMIEKIKEIDSEVKLQVFITPSCPYCPRAVRVAHQMAMVNDNIRGDMVEAVEFPELSDKFGVSGVPKTVINDGAAEQVGAVPLKAIVSKVKKAIA, encoded by the coding sequence ATGCCTAAGATTAGTGAAGATGAACAAAAGAAAATAAAAGATATGTTTTCCGATAAAATGGAGGGAGACGTAAATATACTTTATTTCTCCAAAGAAGATGATTGTGAATACTGTGAAGATACTGAAGCAATATTAACTGAGATCAGTGAATTGGATGATAGAATTAGTCTGGAAGTAAATGATCTCGATAGTGATAAAGCTGAAAAATACAATATTGAAATGGCTCCTGCTACAATTTTTGTAGATGAAGATGGTAAAGATAGGGGAGTCCGTTTATATGGAATTCCTTCAGGTTATGAATTTAATACTATAATTGAAGGTATAATTGATCTTTCTCGTGAAGTGCCTGATATTCCCGAAGATATGATAGAAAAGATTAAAGAAATAGATTCTGAAGTAAAACTACAGGTATTTATTACTCCAAGTTGTCCATATTGTCCACGTGCAGTTAGAGTAGCACATCAAATGGCAATGGTTAATGATAATATAAGAGGAGATATGGTTGAAGCAGTAGAATTCCCAGAGCTTTCTGATAAGTTTGGTGTATCTGGAGTACCTAAAACAGTAATAAATGATGGAGCTGCTGAACAGGTTGGTGCTGTACCACTTAAAGCAATAGTAAGTAAAGTTAAA